From a region of the Bradyrhizobium sp. KBS0727 genome:
- the rnr gene encoding ribonuclease R, with protein MNKKHDSGFPSRDAIVAFIRANPGKIGTREIAREFGLKNADRVALKQILRELADDGSVAKRGRKILEPAALPPTVMADITGRDTDGELLAVPTEWDTEQDGPAPKIHIHVPRRPQPGTAAGVGDRALLRIEKTGDNDGTPYRGRVIKVIDHARTRLLGIFRALPAGGGRLVPVDKKQAGRELNIAKDDTGGAEDGDLVSVDLVRTRGYGLASGKVKERLGSLATEKAVSLIAIHAHEIPQVFSPSALREAEDAQPATLKGREDWRDLPLVTIDPPDAKDHDDAVHAAPDPDPSNKGGYIVHVAIADVAFYVRPGSALDRDALTRGNSVYFPDRVVPMLPERISNDLCSLVPGEPRGALAVRMVIGSDGRKRSHSFHRVLMRSAAKLNYAQAQAAIDGRPDDTTGPLLEPILKPLYAAYALVKLARDERDPLDLDLPERKILLKADGTVDRVVVPERLDAHKLIEEFMILANVAAAEMLEKKALPLIYRVHDEPSQEKVHNLAEFLKTLDLPFAKAGALRPALFNRVLGQVRGEDYEPLVNEVVLRSQAQAEYSAENYGHFGLNLRRYAHFTSPIRRYADLIVHRALIRALGLGEGALPETETLETLGEVAAQISVTERRAMKAERETADRLIAHFLADRIGASFQGRISGVTRAGLFVKLSETGADGLIPIRTLGTEYFNYDETRHALIGTRSGAMHRLGDVVDVRLVEAAPVAGALRFELLSEGKSIPRGRKRDGSRASTKPSKARPGRSPNDKAGAPGKGKFGKGKSGKGKSVKFKPGKSKSGKSKRGKSW; from the coding sequence GTGAACAAGAAGCACGACAGTGGTTTTCCGAGCCGGGACGCCATCGTCGCCTTCATCCGCGCGAATCCCGGCAAGATCGGCACGCGCGAGATCGCGCGCGAGTTCGGCCTGAAGAACGCCGACCGCGTCGCGCTGAAGCAGATCCTGCGCGAGCTCGCCGATGACGGCTCGGTCGCCAAGCGCGGCCGCAAAATTCTGGAGCCGGCAGCCCTTCCCCCGACCGTGATGGCCGATATCACCGGCCGCGACACCGACGGCGAACTGCTCGCGGTTCCCACCGAGTGGGATACCGAGCAGGACGGACCCGCCCCGAAAATCCACATCCACGTTCCGCGCCGACCGCAACCCGGCACCGCCGCCGGCGTCGGCGACCGCGCGCTGCTGCGCATCGAAAAGACCGGTGACAACGACGGCACGCCCTATCGCGGGCGCGTCATCAAGGTCATCGATCACGCCCGTACCCGCCTGCTCGGTATCTTCCGCGCTTTGCCCGCCGGCGGCGGCCGTCTCGTTCCCGTCGACAAGAAGCAGGCCGGCCGCGAACTGAATATCGCGAAAGACGACACCGGCGGCGCCGAGGACGGCGACCTTGTCAGCGTCGATCTCGTGCGCACGCGCGGCTATGGACTGGCGTCGGGCAAGGTGAAGGAGCGGCTCGGCTCGCTCGCGACCGAGAAAGCCGTCAGCCTGATCGCGATCCACGCCCATGAAATCCCGCAGGTGTTTTCACCGTCAGCGTTGCGCGAGGCCGAGGATGCGCAGCCCGCGACCTTGAAGGGCCGCGAGGACTGGCGCGACCTGCCGCTCGTGACCATCGATCCGCCCGACGCCAAGGATCACGACGACGCGGTGCATGCCGCGCCCGATCCGGATCCGAGCAACAAGGGCGGCTATATCGTCCATGTCGCCATCGCCGACGTTGCCTTCTACGTGCGGCCGGGCTCGGCGCTGGACCGCGATGCGCTGACGCGCGGCAATTCGGTGTATTTCCCCGATCGCGTGGTGCCGATGTTGCCCGAGCGCATCTCCAACGATCTCTGTTCGCTGGTGCCGGGCGAGCCGCGCGGCGCGCTCGCGGTGCGGATGGTGATCGGCAGTGACGGCCGCAAGCGATCGCACAGTTTTCATCGCGTGCTGATGCGCTCGGCCGCGAAGCTCAACTACGCGCAGGCACAGGCTGCCATCGACGGCCGGCCCGACGACACCACGGGCCCTCTGCTCGAGCCGATCCTCAAGCCGCTCTATGCGGCCTATGCGCTGGTCAAACTCGCCCGTGACGAACGCGATCCGCTCGATCTCGATCTGCCCGAACGCAAGATTTTGTTGAAAGCCGACGGCACCGTCGATCGCGTCGTCGTGCCGGAGCGGCTGGACGCACATAAGCTGATCGAAGAGTTCATGATCCTTGCCAACGTCGCCGCAGCCGAGATGCTTGAAAAGAAGGCGCTGCCGCTGATCTACCGGGTGCACGACGAACCGTCGCAGGAGAAGGTGCATAACCTCGCGGAATTCCTCAAGACGCTCGATCTGCCGTTCGCAAAGGCCGGCGCGCTGCGCCCTGCGCTGTTCAATCGCGTGCTGGGCCAAGTTCGCGGCGAGGACTACGAACCGCTGGTGAACGAAGTGGTGTTGCGCTCGCAGGCGCAGGCGGAATATTCGGCGGAGAATTACGGCCATTTCGGCCTCAACCTGCGCCGCTACGCGCATTTCACTTCGCCTATCAGGCGATACGCGGATCTGATCGTGCATCGCGCGCTGATCCGGGCGCTCGGCCTCGGCGAAGGCGCGCTGCCGGAAACCGAGACGCTGGAAACCCTTGGCGAAGTCGCAGCCCAAATTTCCGTGACAGAACGTCGCGCCATGAAGGCGGAACGCGAGACCGCGGACCGCCTGATCGCGCATTTCCTCGCCGATCGCATCGGCGCGAGCTTCCAGGGCCGCATTTCCGGCGTCACCCGCGCCGGGCTGTTCGTCAAACTCAGCGAAACCGGCGCAGACGGGCTGATCCCGATCCGCACGCTCGGCACCGAGTATTTCAACTACGACGAGACGCGCCATGCGCTCATCGGCACACGCAGCGGTGCCATGCATCGGCTGGGTGACGTTGTCGACGTGCGTCTGGTAGAAGCAGCACCAGTAGCCGGCGCGTTGCGGTTCGAGCTGTTGTCGGAAGGTAAGTCCATTCCGCGCGGCAGAAAACGTGACGGATCGCGAGCGTCGACAAAGCCGTCGAAAGCGCGTCCAGGCCGCAGCCCGAACGACAAGGCCGGCGCGCCCGGCAAAGGCAAGTTCGGCAAGGGCAAGTCTGGCAAAGGGAAGTCCGTAAAGTTCAAGCCGGGTAAATCCAAATCCGGCAAATCGAAGAGAGGCAAATCATGGTAA
- a CDS encoding DUF983 domain-containing protein, protein MVTVSTATAVWSQDSVKGEKRDLWTAMKRGFRCRCPRCGEGKLFRAFLKVDNNCSVCGLDYTPHRADDLPAYLVIIIVGHILVPVILWIETDYAPPVWLQLSIYLPVTLIASLALLQPVKGAVVGFQWAMRMHGFDENAPSDVPPV, encoded by the coding sequence ATGGTAACGGTGAGCACCGCGACGGCAGTCTGGAGCCAGGATTCCGTGAAGGGCGAAAAGCGCGACCTATGGACCGCGATGAAACGCGGCTTTCGCTGCCGGTGCCCGCGCTGCGGCGAAGGCAAGCTGTTTCGCGCCTTCCTGAAGGTGGACAACAACTGCTCGGTGTGCGGGCTCGACTACACGCCGCACCGCGCCGACGATTTGCCGGCCTATCTCGTGATCATCATTGTCGGCCACATCCTGGTACCGGTTATCCTATGGATCGAAACCGATTACGCGCCGCCGGTATGGCTGCAGCTTTCGATCTACCTGCCGGTCACATTGATTGCATCGCTGGCGCTGCTGCAACCGGTCAAGGGCGCCGTGGTCGGCTTCCAATGGGCGATGCGCATGCACGGGTTTGACGAGAATGCCCCTAGCGACGTTCCTCCCGTCTAG
- a CDS encoding NUDIX domain-containing protein, with protein sequence MTEAATAPKEEKEADHHPYFRPKDAATLILIDRSGEKPKVLVGKRHDNVVFMPGKFVFPGGRVDKSDNRVPVAAPITPELESNLLKGSPKIAASRARALAVAAIREACEETGLCLGRKVDTKVTLEGAWKPFSDAGLLPDPSSLFLIARAITPPGRVRRFDTRFFTADASAIAHRVEGVIHPDAELVELVWVEIGSKPLADAHAMTKNVLAELDRRLATGPLHHDAPVPFFHFYGGKMQKDVLGA encoded by the coding sequence ATGACCGAAGCTGCGACGGCGCCCAAGGAAGAAAAAGAAGCCGACCATCATCCCTATTTCCGGCCGAAAGACGCGGCGACACTGATCCTGATCGATCGTTCCGGGGAAAAGCCCAAGGTGCTGGTCGGCAAGCGCCACGACAATGTGGTGTTCATGCCGGGCAAGTTCGTGTTTCCCGGCGGCCGCGTCGACAAGTCAGACAACCGCGTCCCCGTCGCCGCCCCGATTACGCCGGAGCTTGAGTCCAACCTGCTCAAGGGCAGCCCCAAGATCGCAGCTTCGCGCGCACGCGCGCTCGCGGTCGCCGCGATTCGTGAAGCCTGCGAGGAAACCGGCCTCTGCCTCGGCCGCAAGGTCGACACGAAGGTGACGCTCGAAGGCGCCTGGAAGCCGTTCAGCGACGCGGGTCTGCTGCCCGATCCGTCCAGCCTGTTCCTGATTGCGCGTGCGATCACCCCGCCCGGCCGCGTCCGCCGCTTCGACACCCGCTTCTTCACCGCGGATGCATCCGCGATCGCCCATCGCGTCGAGGGCGTGATTCATCCCGATGCCGAGCTGGTGGAGCTGGTCTGGGTCGAGATCGGCTCCAAGCCGTTGGCCGATGCCCATGCCATGACCAAGAACGTGCTGGCCGAGCTCGACCGCCGCCTCGCCACCGGTCCGCTGCACCACGACGCGCCAGTGCCGTTCTTCCATTTCTACGGCGGCAAGATGCAGAAGGACGTGCTGGGGGCGTAA